The DNA sequence AAAGAGGATGGGCTGCTGATTAATGAGGGAGGCGCTTGCTGAGCCATCGGATCTTCTTGGGCAATATGGACAGTTGTGATTTCCTTGGCATTTGGGAATTTTAAGCCAGATTTTGACTGTATCAGAAGCTCTGTGTTTCCTTCAGTGATTGATTCTGACAAAGTTGTCCCCTGGGCTGCTTGGTGTACACGTGTCTCCGTGAAAATATCTCCAAGTCCTACGCTCATGTAGTTTCTGCTTCCTGCTACAGTACCTGCTACAGTACCTTCTTCTTGCCCATTGCTGAAATCCACTGCAGTGCATTGCCTCTGATTGTATGTTGGAATCATCATCCATGCATTACTGAATGTTTTCATGCTCTCGGTTTCTGtttgtaacattttttcttttcctttgcttGATCTCGGAGGGAAGAATTGCCTGGTTTCATTGACATCCAAGTGGTTATCAACATATAGCGTGTCTGAGTCTCTTTGTTCCGCAGGGTTGTATTCTTCAGCTTGTACATTCCTCCTGGCATTTTGGCTTTCAGCTCGCATCCACGGTCCAAAGTTGGAAACTGCAGTTTGAGTTTGGAGGATAGGGCATGCTTGTTGGATATGTCCTAGGCGTCCACAGCAGTAGCAAAAGTCTGATAATCTTTCGTATTTGAAGCTTACCCAAGTTGCTGGCCTGCGTGTTCGGATTAGTGGAAAGCCTTCAAGCAGTGGATTCTCCACATTGATTTCTACTTGCACTCTCATAAATCTTCTGAAGAAAATTCTTGGACTGGTTGTTTTCTCTACTTGTATGAATTTCCCAAGTTTTGTAGCTATTTTCCCAGCATTTTGGATGGTCATGAACTCTAAGGGAAGTCCATGTATTTGCACCCAGAACACGGATCTCTTCAGGTTTATTTCATTCAAACTCAAACCCGGTGGCCAGTCACGTATCAACATGTGGAAACCTTTTATATTCCATGGCCTTTGTTCTAGCACCCTGATCCTTTCTTGCTCTGTTGCGAACGTGAATAGGAAAGTATTGACGTCGAGATCTTCTATAGTAATCGCTGGTGCAAAGCTCCATGCTGACTTGATAGTAGCATGCAGTGCATGCTTGTTGAGTGGTCTGGACGAAATAATACGACCTATCAAAACTAGGGCAGAGAGTTGAAGTGCAAGGTCGTTTTCTGGTTCTAGGTCCAAATCTTGCCAAATGCTTCCGAAAGTTTGGGGTGCCTTTTCAGCGTTGTTTGGAGTTTGATGCTCTTGGTTGCTGAAGAGATTCTTTTTGGACATTTTTGAGATATTCTGGAGATGAAACGCTGGAAGATGGATGAAAGGTAATGGTGGTGAATAAATGGGGATAGTTAAGACGGgtataaaggaaaaaaagattttttttgaaaaactggTTAAAGATGGATGAAAGATTTCTTTGAAAAACCGGTTATGGAAACTATGATCTGGTTGGGCATAACGGAAACAACTTAGTTAGGACGGGTTTAACTCACTAGGGAGGTGGGGAGAACTCATCTTGGAGGGAGATAGTTATCCACTtttgcaaccaaaaaaaaaaaaaattactcaccGCCTATTTCATTCGAAGTGTTACGatgataaaaagattttaaaaataaataaatttataaattaacgtaattttatataatacgttaaatctattttataatttaatataacatgtaaatcatatcagtttgtaaattttattagatAAATTTGTAGGTAGGTAAAAGCATTTCACTCTTGTTTACAGATTGTGTCCAAGTTCTAGCCATTATTGCAACCTCTGCACTTATATTGGCAAAACTTAAAACGTCAGACAATATGAACGTGGATAAGAACACGCATCGATCCACAACAAAAACAACTTAAttaatggagagagagagagagagagagagagagagagagagagagagagagagagagagagagagggtttgaTAGCCAGACTGTAAAGACGAAAGTCCCATCTGTACATACCCAACTAACTTCCAAAATCCAAAAGCCCAGACAGAGatctaaagaaaaacaaagagaggtTCTTTCCAACTACATGATCATCAAGAGATGTGCATTATACATGAGATTAAATAGCTAgttgttgattttgatgatgGGAAGGTACTTCATTCTGATCATGATTGATCAAACACAAGTGAACTTTTAGTGATCTTCCTAGATTTAGAGAAGACTCAGCTTCTGGATTAAGAGGAGGCTGCTGCATTAACATCTCTCTTTGAAGGTATGAGCAATAGGTATGGAAGGTTGTGGGTGTCACATTCAATCGAAACCCCAAACCAAACAGGAAATCGACTTCAAGAAAGTTCATTTCTGTTGTGCTGATTCCTCCAACTTTTGCGTAGTAAGCATTGTTGTAGTACCTGGAAATATTTGTAAAAACATGAGCAAACGTTGTAATTCCAATACAGGACATGAATTGCCAAAATCCCCTAATTAATGTTCTTGGATGGCGATCTGCAAAAGATTAATGAGGCTCTCGTAGAAAATTTAGGAAAATGTTCTCTCGGTTGTCGGAAATTTCAAAGATCAGACAACCAAAGATCGATACAAAACCCCACCCAGAAAAAGAAAGCAGACGGAAACCACTACAACATAAAGACAAACTACAAAGACAATTAGCAAAGACAAGAACTTGAACTACTTGTCCTTAAATCTCCAAGGTTTCCATCTTGTTTACAGCTCAAATTTGACAGCAGACACATGAGTATATCTTCATGAAAATTGAAGGCCAGAGAAAATAAATTGCAGGGATTTCATGAAATTCTGCTTTCTGGTATTGGGATTAAAAAAAACTAGAGCTTGATGAACATGATTACTTACATATCATCCATGAATTTTGCAGCCACCATGACACTTGTGATTAGTAGGCGATGAACGTTGAAGGAATTGATAGGCAAAGAGGGTTGCCTTTGAGCAAAGCGATCAAGATAAACGTAAGCAACAATGAAACAAGAAGGGCTACAATTTGCATACTTGAAGATTCGCTCTAGGTAGCTTTGAATTGAGATGGTAGGCGGAGTCAGGCCATGGAAGACTGAGATTGTCTGGGGCTGGAATCCACGGTTGAGATCGTTCAATTCAGACACTTTttggagaagagaagagagaaatgtTATGAGctttggcatgacatttgggTTCTCTGAATCCGCCATTGTTGTGAAACTGTTTTTGGTTCACAGGCTCTGAAGTTTGTGGGTTCGTATATATGTTGGGatccatatataatattaaaaggtAGATACAGTGGCCGTTAATTGGTAGGAACTAGGAAGTTTTAATTGACCAAAAGATCCTCAGGAATTTAAATATTGACGGCAAAGTACTCTGTGTTAGTGGGTCTAATAAGTTCTTTTTGAATCAAAAGTTTATGATTTTTGAGTGGAATCGTAATGATTTTAGTTTTCTCTGATTTCAAAACTTAAAACTCGTGAAAGAGGGAACAGATGGTCGGTCAGGAACAATGTTGATCAATTCGATGTCTTTTAAATAGATTCCAACATCTTATGATACGAGATCATATGTTATATCTATCTCTTTTCGAATAATAAAAAGTGTTCGGAAAAGATGATAGAAAACCAGTATGGTCATGCGTGAACAAACTGATTTTTCATCTTTAGGCTAATATTTTCTGAGAATGAGCTTTATGATCCTTGATTTTTTCGATCACtaagagcattctcattggAATAGTCAAAGCCAAATTCTTATTTGAGctaatatgagatgaatttagatttgaCATTCTATTCATATCAAATTctcacattagattatctatttattcattaataataatataatattaatttatttttttaaaattttaatttatttaattttatcatattttaccattATAGATAATGAGAAACGATGGAGCAGATAAAGATTGAAAATGGATAACAAAATATAGATTTGACCGAGAGAATGGATAGCGAAATATAGATGGACAGCGAAACAATAGAGCTAATGAAGACTAAAAAATTTTAGAGGGAAAGAAACGAGAAGCAGTTGGGTGAGAGAatatcaagagagagagagagagagttctgaaaaaagcaataaaatataGATTTGCTCCTTATGCAGTATTAGTCAAATATGACTTTTGTTTTAGATATATTGTAGCTAAAATTAACTGTAAATACACTTTGGCTAATTCAATGCAGCCCATTTTTTGTCCCTAATAGTCATTTGAAGCATTTTATTTACATATGGTTATTTCAATATGAATGCTCTAATTGTCTTAAACATGGTAAGTGACAAATCTCCCTAACAAGATTCATTAGtgtctattttttctttaaaaaagtatGAGATTTTTCGGTGATTTATTTTTGACAATGGTGATGGGGATGGATGCCGTACCCCATGATGATCATGTGAGTACATGTGGGAAATTAGTGAGTAATATAATGGGAGGTCCCACATTCTTGGGAGGTATTGCAATATTGCATGTGTTTTGATTCCACACATGCAATTGCGTGACATAACATGGATTTGCAATTTTGATTTGTAGCATTAATGTATCCTGCtattaggcctgcaacccggtCTTGCATAGTCAAGTTTGTGCCCAATCCAAagttttatctttaatttaagGTGCCAAACCGATCCAATCAGACCCGGTTAAAAATAAATCGGGTCGAACCGTATGACCCgacatttgaaaaaaagaaaaagaaaaagggaattATACTTTCTTGTTACTACCCATCAATTTACAAACTCTCTCAGATTTGAGATGAAGATATGACAGTAATGAAAAGAGCATCATCCTCAAAtttggaaaattaaaaaattacttccaTGCAgaactttctcaaatttgagATAATCCACCatcatcaatcatcaatctcaagaaaaataaaaagagttagGCTGCTAGAAATTAATTTCAAGCATCAGATGCTATCGGCAATGGCTTCACTGTGGTAACAGTCTTCTTtcatctttctattttttgaacAAAGCCCAGATTCACTGTACGAATTTAATGAACTCGGTGATGCCACCGTTCGCTGCGcagcctctctctttctctctctctctctcgctctcttaTACGGAGCTATCTTGGTCCAGAGACCATATCGCTCTCACCTTCCCTTCTTTCCAATGCTCAAAGCAGAAGTATCATACTACGAAGAATTTAAGGCAATTTCTAGTAGAAGATTCGGGATGGCTTTGCTTCCACGTAGCTTGAACGCGGCTTGATTATAAGCTTTTGCTGCTTCTATGGCCGTATCGAATGTTTTGAGCGACACCCACAAGCCTTTCTCCCATTGGAGTCGCATATCTCAACGACAAACTTCCCCCACGACCGTCTCCATGTTGATGAAGGCAAGCGGCAGTGAGAAATTTGGGTGTTGGGCGGCTAGGGTTTAAGTCTGAGAAGTGAGAATTGAAGATGTTGTATTTATATCGGACGAGTTGACAACCGATCAAAAGAACCCGTTATTAGTCGGGTTAGACCCGATCAGCCAGCAACTGATAAAAATCGGTTCGGGACGGATTGTTTTAATCGGATCCGACGGTTTTTCGAATCAAATGCACAGCCCTACCTGCTACATATCATTCCAAGCATACAACAAATCATGATCAGTTTTTTAGAACTGGAGGGTTGGATTCACATTTGagacatatatacatatacatatacatatatatatatatatgtataatgaatgtatgtatgtgtgtatgtcTGTCTATTTGTATGATCTGGATCAGAACCAAGCTTGAATAATCAAGTTGTAAGTATGAGGCAAGAATATAATCTCATTGTAGATCTCTTAGATGATCACTTGTGACTGAGTGCGTGTACACATACacacctatatatattttatgaaatagagtaatgttatatatagtcgtgaAGTGTGCAAGTGTCTtgcagtcgttttaaaaaagaggaaggtctactattaaaaagtaaatttttttcatgtggatcatgtatttatttatttttctcaaagtGATTGTGCAGCGCTTGCGAACTCACAactacaactatcatttctcctACTTTTATTGAAATGGATATATCCCTTAAAAATAGGGATTTTCTTAATTGCAATCTTAGTCTGTTACAAGCATAGTCGAGCCATTAATTATGCAATGGATTAAGCACGCACTTGTCTCAAGGTGAGTTCAAAGTTCCACTATTAGCTTTCCCTGTTATTATTTCAAGGCTCTTCAATCATAAAGGGAAGCTTTGTTGCAAAGTAGTAGCAAGAGTTTAAAACCCTTTTTCAACCCACAACTTTCTGATAATCACACAATTCACCACTAAGTTTAGCTAACAATTAAATCAAAGAGTAACTCGAGAAAATGGTACCAAAGAGACAAACTGTCAAGCTGGAATTGAGCATGTTTTTCTTGAGACCCTAAAGCATGCATgtcttttatagagaaattgTCGTCAGCTGAGTTGTAATCGGAACTCAAAGCTTTAGTTGCTTCTCCATGTGCATGACATCCCATGTGAGTTCTTTCTCACTACTATATTGCCATATTGGCttgcaaattaaattaaaaagatttttcTACTGTAGAAGACAGAAAATTCTACAAACTACAATCTCATCACATTCTCATCTCACTATGATGAGATAGCATTATCTgtcaacttttaaattttttctttaaaaatataaatgatgatctaaaggttaaaaaaaaatgtcacatTTTCCCTAATAAGATGAGAGTGTAATTTGTAACATGACTCGAAAGACAACTCAAAATGAGACAAAACCACCTCCTCAACCCTATGTGATATGACCCTTCGACTTAAAGGTACAAAGCGAAAAGTTTATCCATACAACATATCCTAAACAATGactaataaataacaagaaaacaaaataaatgatgatAGGTTAAAAAGTGTAATTTGTAACATTACTcggaagaaaattaaaaataaaactgaaaaagaGACCAAGCCACCTCCCCAACCCTATGCGATGTGACCGTTCGAGTTGAAGGTACAAATCGAAAAGTCTATCCATACAACATGTCCTACACAATgaccaataaataacaagaaaataaataacaagaaaactTATATTAAAGTAGTTTGATATGATATGCTAGATATacgttaaatatattttactactTGTTGTAATTACTTTTATGGACCAAGTATTTCTCGGTTGAGAATTACACCTAATATTCATCAATGGATGAAGGAACACGACAAAGACAAGCATATGATCAATGGACAGTATCCCAAAAGAGATGAAGAAACGGATTAAATTGGAATTTGAGCTTGAAGCCACAATCGGTAACATGACTCATATTGCGTCCGCTAACAGTAAAAGCAGGAAAAACTTGACTTGCATGATCCAAAAGCGACAATGATACACAAAAATGAGTCCAACAGAAGATAATGGGAGAAGAAATTCAGACACAAACATCTGAGATATTCCTCAGCAAGCAAAGTTTCATGCTTTAACACGCGCATGGATGCCAAGGCCCAATGGAGAAATTCCAAAATCCATATCCTTGGCAACTATTAGCAGAACTCTATAATAATACTGAACCGCCACTTTCGTGAGAGCTCTTTGGAACTTGAAAGAAATCCACTTCAGCAAGAACTTCCCTCCTGCACCTTTTGGGCTAATAATCGAAATTCCAATGTATACAACAGAAGCATAACTATCACACACTACCCTGAAATTGGTTGAGAAGCATTTCGGACCCATCATTCTCGTCCTCATCGCCCTCATTGTTAACCTTTGTTTTATCAATCCCCACTGACAGTTCATTACCGATGACATCACCAGGAGGTAGGCCAATTAGTGATGCATATTCTTTGTTCTCAAGATATCTTGATTGCCTCAACAGTCCAACCAACACCTCCTTGCTCTccttgtcatcttttacatcaCAGAGCTCAAAGAAGGCAGACACATTGGCAGGCTTTGGCCTCCAACTCCTTGATGCCTTAGAAATAAAAGCTTCTTTCCAGCAGGATAAAGCCTCAGAAATCCTCTTCTCTCCAATATGCCCCTCAACAAGAGTCTCCCATGTACTTGCATTTGGCTTTCCTCCAACATCAACCATATGGTTGAAGAAACTCTCGGCTTTATCCAAATCTCCTTCTCTAACATACCAACCCATGAGAACATTTCCTATCCTAGGGTCATAAGATGACTTCACCTGCAACCATTCCTCATATATTTTTTCTGCCCTTTCAACATCACGTAGCCTAACAAGAGAAGATATTATAGCATGGTATCCCAAATTTGGGATAGTTGGAAAAATTGTTTTGTAAACTGTCCACACCCGATAAGCCTCTTCTTTGTTACCAACATTCCCATAAAGACTTATTAGATAATGATAAGCCATTCGGTCCCGACCTGTTATCCTACTCTCCGCCTTCTTCAAGCAATCTTCAGCTTTATCAGACTGCCCCATCTTAATGTACATGGTAGCCATTGTGCTGAATGTGGTCCAGTTGGGATTAATAGTTCTGTCTAGTTTCATCTGTTCAAATACTTGTTCCATCTTTTCTGCAGATCCTTCTGATCCACAAGATGATAACCAGATATTATAGGAATATATATCCAGCTGTACGCTTTTCTCCTTCATTTCTAAAATCATTGAGTCAACTTTATCGTACTCCTTGAGGTTCATATAGAGAGTCATCATCACATTGAAGGGAAGTGAATGTACGGCATAACCTTTACTTCTAATTTTTTCAAGTAAAGATTCTGCCTGTTCTCTCATGTTAGCCTTCACATACGCATTTAGAAGAGCTCCGTATATTCTCCTGTCCTTTAAAGTATCAGGCAGCTTCAGAAAGTAATCTTCAGCACCAGAAATTCCACGAACCTTGGCAATGAGGTCTAATTGAATTGCAGCATCACTAGTGGATACTCTAAACCTCTCTCCTCTGTCGTTCATCCAATCGTATACCTGCAAAGTGCATCAAATATAAGGCTGAGAATAATGCAAGACAAGGCTCACgatccaaaaaagaaaactaaagtaGCAAGATACGGCTAATCATTCATTGACATGGATATAGAGCCAGAACCAAATAAATCAAGGATGAGCATTCCATTCACAGACACTTGATAAAGACACATGCAATGCATAGAACTAAGACTATTTCCATATAAGCTTACAATCTActcattcatataaaaaattagaaagtttATAGCTGCATCCAAGATTAGAGGATTTCGTGAACAGAAACATCCAGCACAATTGACAGAaggcctttttctttctttttcttttctttttttttttttataaactgcACAGCTACTGACTTAGCACAAATTAGTTCAAGGACCCACTCATTAATGATAACCCTACCATctcttttagataaaattttctGGCCCCATACAATAAAGAGCATCTCGTGAACACTAGAATTAAGCAGAATAAATGCTCTTCATAGTTCATTTTTTAACATGGGAAAACCTAATAAGATATACCAACCAAATGAATATGGTGCTAGACGGTTAGCATAGAAAATTGCTATTATTGCAAGAACATCTACGAACAGCATTTATTGGAAAACCAAATTGAAACCTAACACGTTatcataaccaagaaaaaaaataccagGATCATGGAAATTCTTATGTTGCTTTACTAGATAACATTAAACTTTGTACTTTTTGGcccaaatattttttgagttgtAGTCCGAATTGTGTGGAATAAGACTGGTACCCAAGCATCATGAGGAACTCGTTAATAAAGCATCTGACTTCttacctatccaaaaaaaaaaaaaaaagagcatgaCTTCTTTATGGCTTCTGTTTATACACAGACTTTGTTGATGAAGCACCAGATAACCAATTAAGTAGCTTTTACCTAAAGAGTAAGATTATACTAAGAAAGAGAAACAGCAATGATGCAAAAACTCGCAGCCTCATCGAACAAGCACATCATTTCAAAGGAATTAAGCCAATAGTAATGCTATCCATTAAGCTAAACACACTAAAAATGCAAAATGTAATACCAAATACCACAATTAGATTTTTGCTACAGAAAGATCATAGCAACATAGAGAACCAAATTCCGACAGGATATCGCAGCACCATAAACTGAACCAGTCAACTTAACATATTTCTATAGAAAGCTAGCACATACCCATCAAGTAAAACACATAAAGAGTCAAGTAACAGCACAATTTTCTCATTACTCAAGGTCTTGGCTTTTCTGCAAGAAACTACCCACAAAGCGAAACTGACCCAAAAAAACGaaactatcattttttatttttcacctcAAGAGCTTGTTTGTGCTTCTTGAACTTCCTCAACTCCTTGACCACCCTACAAAGCTCCCATTTCGAGAGTTTCCTGCCCTCTTTCTCCCACTGGTTCAGCACGCTCGCAGAACCCAACTCAGGGTTCTCCATCAACGATATTCTCTTGTATAGGGCGTTCCATTTCACCATGGGTCTCCGCTCGTAGTCAATAGTCCCATAGCTGTGGACTTTTGAGATTGAGCAGGTGACTGTGATTGGCACTCCCCGGTAATTTGCAGCTGTGGAGAGGTTCAAAGTGGGAGTCCTGCATGGCAGCGGCCGTGAGTAGCAGAGGGATGAGGAGAGGTAAGCGTTGTACTGGTGAATAGGCGATTGGAGAAGCATTTTCAGTAGGGCTTTTGGTGTGTCTGTGGTTTTGCTATCGAAGAAAACAGAGGGCTTGGTTTTCTGGGTCTCTCTCTTCGTGTTTGTAGATAAGTTTTCGAAATTACCTCAAAGGCCCTTGTGTTTTGTTTAGTTTCTTCACACACTATTGGGCTAAAAGAGTCCTTCGGCGACACATTATTCCATGAAAAGAAAATGCCACCGAGACTCtcgagttttttttatttaactttataaggaaatatctttttaatgagttggtaatttaaaatatatatatatatatttttaataaattttaaaaatatattttaaaaaacctttaaaaaaaattagccgTCTCAGTGAACACTCTCAGTGGGTGTAGTaacactattttttttactatatatattaataaaaaaaatcttttttttccttttttttttttagttgatttTGAAAGTCCTCATTTTGCTGCCCTTGCCATACAAAAGATGTTCATCATGCCAGTATATATACTACCATACATGTAAATGGAGggcatttataattttattcttattatacGTCTTCAACATTTGTTCTCATTTGAACCATATCTTTGTGGAATTGCAGCCACCCTGCCACCGTAGAAGAGAATGTGTCCATATAATTCCTTTCTTTTTGATTGGCACAGGGTGGCCGAGAACAAAACCTCGACTAATTCTGAGGTGCACAATTTAATTCCTTTCTTGAATAAGTAAGGATATTGAGAATGTAGAAACTTTATGTACACAGTAAATATATACACGCATATGAAAGGTTCgcataaaaggaaaattctacAAAAGGATATTGGAGATAGAAACGAGAGGCAGTTCTGCTCAATTCCTAATGCTTGACGACAAATAATGCAATTCTATCACTGACATGCTGTTTCTTCCGTCTTCTGTTTTCCCTTCCATTTTTCTATTGTCAAGGTGAATAATCATGTTGGGATCTGATTGAATtgagatttcaaattttcacatctTGCGATTTTGCCTGGCTCATCACTTCTGTTCTAATTTACCTGCAAATGTAGATCATCAGAAGGAACTAGGTTGGGCTATTTTAGTCAAATTCAATCATTGGTAGTAAAAACATTTCCTTTGGAATTCTACAAACAATGAGCAAAATATAAAGAAGAGGAATAGACAAGAAAAGTCGGGGAGGAGAATTCTTGTATCGTTTTGTACAAAAAGATCAGGTTATACTATCCAAATGAAAGGAGCATGCAAAAGGGCAAATCAA is a window from the Carya illinoinensis cultivar Pawnee chromosome 14, C.illinoinensisPawnee_v1, whole genome shotgun sequence genome containing:
- the LOC122294685 gene encoding cyclin-U4-1-like gives rise to the protein MADSENPNVMPKLITFLSSLLQKVSELNDLNRGFQPQTISVFHGLTPPTISIQSYLERIFKYANCSPSCFIVAYVYLDRFAQRQPSLPINSFNVHRLLITSVMVAAKFMDDMYYNNAYYAKVGGISTTEMNFLEVDFLFGLGFRLNVTPTTFHTYCSYLQREMLMQQPPLNPEAESSLNLGRSLKVHLCLINHDQNEVPSHHQNQQLAI
- the LOC122294300 gene encoding pentatricopeptide repeat-containing protein At1g02150-like; translated protein: MLLQSPIHQYNAYLSSSLCYSRPLPCRTPTLNLSTAANYRGVPITVTCSISKVHSYGTIDYERRPMVKWNALYKRISLMENPELGSASVLNQWEKEGRKLSKWELCRVVKELRKFKKHKQALEVYDWMNDRGERFRVSTSDAAIQLDLIAKVRGISGAEDYFLKLPDTLKDRRIYGALLNAYVKANMREQAESLLEKIRSKGYAVHSLPFNVMMTLYMNLKEYDKVDSMILEMKEKSVQLDIYSYNIWLSSCGSEGSAEKMEQVFEQMKLDRTINPNWTTFSTMATMYIKMGQSDKAEDCLKKAESRITGRDRMAYHYLISLYGNVGNKEEAYRVWTVYKTIFPTIPNLGYHAIISSLVRLRDVERAEKIYEEWLQVKSSYDPRIGNVLMGWYVREGDLDKAESFFNHMVDVGGKPNASTWETLVEGHIGEKRISEALSCWKEAFISKASRSWRPKPANVSAFFELCDVKDDKESKEVLVGLLRQSRYLENKEYASLIGLPPGDVIGNELSVGIDKTKVNNEGDEDENDGSEMLLNQFQGSV